The following are encoded in a window of Paludisphaera rhizosphaerae genomic DNA:
- a CDS encoding BlaI/MecI/CopY family transcriptional regulator: MARASIDELGELQKATMEAVWDLGEGTVQQVRDRLDRDPPPAYTTILSVLQKLEKAGWLSHRAEGRSYVYLPTRSRDEAGSSTLRRFIDRAFRGDPLLMFRRLLEDDELSAEDLAEIKRLIDQKRRKEGRHG, translated from the coding sequence ATGGCTCGAGCGTCGATCGACGAGCTGGGAGAGCTTCAGAAGGCCACGATGGAGGCCGTCTGGGATCTGGGCGAGGGGACGGTGCAGCAGGTGCGGGACCGGCTCGACCGGGACCCGCCGCCGGCTTACACGACGATCCTCTCGGTCTTGCAGAAGCTGGAGAAGGCCGGGTGGCTGAGTCACCGGGCCGAGGGGAGGAGTTACGTCTACCTCCCGACGCGGAGCCGGGACGAGGCCGGTTCGTCGACCCTGCGACGGTTCATCGACCGGGCCTTCCGGGGCGACCCGCTCCTGATGTTCCGGCGACTGCTGGAAGACGACGAGCTGAGCGCGGAGGACCTGGCCGAGATCAAGCGGTTGATCGATCAGAAGCGGCGGAAGGAGGGGCGTCATGGATGA
- the phoU gene encoding phosphate signaling complex protein PhoU has translation MASSRSSEGSAPSGGFPRHTFREQDALWAELLALGDAVVGSLEKCVQAVCEGRLDLIAEVKEEEEESDRKEVKIEQECLRVLALYEPVASDLRRLATVLKVNRDWERVADLALRVARRVRKLARKHPEIVAPEDLKDLARAVFVHVKASQTALKQSDAEAARKLIAGDQTIDDAYRNVRRGLKEQLAAHADQLDGWLLLLNSARNLERIADHATGIAQAVIFLQEGTIVRHSAK, from the coding sequence ATGGCGTCGAGTCGATCCTCGGAGGGTTCCGCCCCGTCTGGCGGCTTTCCCCGGCACACGTTCCGCGAGCAGGATGCGCTCTGGGCCGAATTGCTGGCGTTGGGGGACGCGGTGGTCGGCTCGCTGGAGAAGTGCGTGCAGGCTGTCTGCGAGGGCCGGCTCGACCTGATCGCCGAGGTGAAGGAGGAGGAGGAGGAATCGGACCGTAAGGAGGTGAAGATCGAGCAGGAATGCCTGCGGGTCCTGGCCCTCTACGAGCCGGTTGCGTCCGACCTACGCCGACTGGCGACGGTGTTGAAGGTGAATCGCGACTGGGAGCGGGTCGCCGACCTGGCCCTTCGTGTCGCCCGACGGGTGCGCAAGCTGGCCCGTAAGCACCCCGAGATCGTCGCCCCCGAAGACCTGAAAGACCTGGCCCGGGCCGTTTTCGTGCATGTGAAGGCCTCCCAGACGGCCCTTAAGCAGTCCGACGCCGAGGCCGCGCGCAAGCTGATCGCCGGTGATCAGACGATCGACGACGCCTACCGCAACGTCCGCCGTGGTCTCAAGGAGCAACTCGCTGCCCACGCCGATCAGCTCGACGGCTGGCTCCTGCTGCTCAACTCGGCCCGTAACCTGGAACGGATCGCCGACCACGCCACGGGGATCGCCCAGGCCGTCATCTTCCTTCAGGAAGGGACCATCGTCCGACATTCGGCCAAATAA
- a CDS encoding FHA domain-containing serine/threonine-protein kinase, which produces MRVILEVLKGPRTGRTFIFDRQDTFVVGRSQFVHCPINDAALSRDHFLIEINPPRCELRDLDSTNGTFVNNERIDRTRLSTGDLIAAGQSLFRIVVESTPPLPNRSPSSSMAIPTRDAIICAGCGSPAPMNLTVNNVVGAGPDEPVEWWCSACRAEVAALPQPVPHYTMIRELGRGAMGVVYQARHNGSGKMVALKLIMPETATTRAAIDRFQREMSVISQLRHENIVEWYEQGASRGQFWFAMEYVNGPNLEALANIDPGRYPTDQGCRLACQILKGLEHAHKRGFIHRDIKPENILIGQTDEGSVAKISDFGLAKSFRSVGLSGLTFSGEMRGTIPFMPPEQMTDFRTVRPQADLYATAATLYFLLTAKFIYDDPAGGDDLIKMLLEEHPIPILERRPNVPGDLAAVIGKCLSRDPEQRFPDATTMRRALKPFC; this is translated from the coding sequence ATGCGCGTGATCCTGGAAGTCCTCAAAGGCCCCCGGACGGGCCGGACGTTCATCTTCGATCGACAAGACACCTTCGTCGTGGGGCGTTCGCAGTTCGTCCACTGTCCGATCAACGACGCAGCCCTGTCGCGCGACCACTTCCTGATCGAGATCAACCCCCCGCGTTGCGAACTCCGCGACCTCGACAGCACCAACGGGACGTTCGTCAACAATGAGCGGATCGACCGGACCCGGCTGAGCACAGGCGATCTGATCGCCGCAGGACAGAGCCTCTTCCGCATCGTCGTCGAGTCCACGCCCCCGCTGCCGAACCGTTCGCCCTCCTCGAGCATGGCGATCCCCACTCGCGACGCCATCATCTGCGCCGGCTGCGGGAGCCCCGCGCCGATGAACCTGACGGTCAACAACGTCGTCGGGGCCGGCCCTGACGAGCCCGTCGAGTGGTGGTGCTCCGCCTGCCGGGCGGAGGTCGCCGCGCTTCCGCAACCGGTGCCCCACTATACGATGATCCGCGAACTGGGCCGCGGCGCCATGGGGGTCGTTTATCAGGCCCGGCACAACGGCAGCGGCAAGATGGTCGCTCTGAAGCTGATCATGCCGGAGACCGCCACCACCCGCGCGGCCATCGACCGATTCCAGCGCGAGATGTCGGTCATCAGCCAGCTTCGCCACGAGAACATCGTCGAATGGTACGAGCAGGGCGCCTCTCGCGGCCAGTTCTGGTTCGCCATGGAGTACGTCAACGGCCCCAACCTTGAAGCTCTCGCCAACATCGACCCCGGCCGTTACCCCACCGACCAGGGCTGCCGCCTGGCCTGCCAGATCCTCAAGGGCCTGGAGCACGCCCACAAACGAGGCTTCATTCACCGCGACATCAAGCCGGAAAACATCCTGATCGGCCAGACCGATGAGGGCTCGGTCGCCAAGATCTCCGACTTCGGACTCGCCAAGAGCTTCCGCAGCGTCGGACTCTCTGGCCTGACCTTCTCCGGCGAGATGCGCGGCACGATCCCGTTCATGCCCCCTGAGCAGATGACCGACTTCCGGACGGTTCGTCCCCAGGCCGACCTTTACGCCACCGCCGCCACTCTCTATTTCCTGCTCACCGCCAAATTCATCTACGACGACCCCGCCGGCGGCGACGACCTCATCAAGATGCTCCTGGAAGAGCACCCGATCCCCATCCTCGAACGTCGGCCCAACGTTCCCGGCGACCTCGCCGCGGTCATCGGCAAGTGCCTCTCCCGCGATCCCGAGCAGCGCTTCCCCGACGCCACCACCATGCGCCGGGCTCTGAAACCCTTCTGCTGA
- a CDS encoding M56 family metallopeptidase: protein MDDLQWLRAVDSLIWTVAWQATTFLALGLAASFALRRRPARAHQALLLAMLGAVAAPALTEAGRRLGLGLWAEDSQSPVLAASVAAAPAWSRPDVGPVPSPAAIPEPPRATPAPLPSAMGGDAVIDVADQQSRPFPWRTLLLATWGAASAMLLIRLAASFVAGRGLVRRAEVVADGAVDEGLAAAARGLGLDVTPGIARSTEVRCPVIWCWGSRPLLLMPSANPNKAMDQVAVFRHELAHWRRRDHLSTLAAELLVVLLPWHPLAWAARARLGSLAESACDDWVLAGGTPAADYAAALLGLLPQPYSPALAAASGRRGLRQRIVRILSDHLPIPTAGPRWTAAACLAMLLAASLAALAQARPVSPTLEEPEKAGASAKIDTSTKTIRGKVLGPDGKPLAGATVLQVGAQPSKLPFIALPRGTGREIRTIGRALTGADGTFAMSGQFLEADYEKLDTFYIHLVARHPGTGLLSVFVKPQDLAEGLTLNLPGEQVVRGRLLTSSGVPAEGVRVVLQDFGTGNSTEMRGDSTSWLQKDEYLPDYWPRSTLTDSDGRFVMEGLPAAMYVTLSFWHTDFAVDEVTVNTNPDQALSPEFKKYGIKPVEPTFEHVLEPARPVEGRVTDRATGAPLADVEMRVSSMRERGGHFFQIRTDANGRYRVSGHMADWFYWVHAYPPTESGYVAMRDYRDLSKTETKSLEIDMALDRGKVVSGRVLDDDGKSPIADAAVIYQAERIGRKEKGEYVLDNSVVTDGDGWFQIVALPGKGFLAVEGPTDQYVRTTRRRGMNYLADVHPHGALDVDLSLDRDAPPVEIELRKGKPLEARVLDPDGRPMDAFVAMYKGIDAALVHGGGDGRPFTNGLFRIPNADPEKTYRVYLVATARRLAAVAELKLDPSGKPLEVRLQPSATIKGKIEGKGPGFRADLRMLHSPMPREYTQRERDDEANWEFYSHVLGFKDFKFYENQPQPDGTFSFEAVIPGVGYQVSGRAGAREVETIVWNLKPGEVRDIGTLNLKERRKEERHD from the coding sequence ATGGATGACCTGCAGTGGCTTCGAGCGGTTGACTCCCTGATCTGGACGGTCGCCTGGCAGGCGACGACGTTCCTCGCCCTGGGCCTGGCGGCGAGCTTCGCGCTCCGTCGACGCCCCGCGCGGGCTCATCAGGCCTTGCTGCTCGCTATGCTCGGGGCCGTGGCCGCCCCGGCCCTGACCGAGGCCGGCCGACGTCTCGGCCTCGGCCTCTGGGCCGAGGACTCTCAATCGCCGGTCCTCGCCGCGTCCGTCGCGGCCGCCCCCGCCTGGTCGAGACCCGATGTCGGGCCGGTCCCTTCCCCCGCAGCGATACCTGAGCCCCCTCGGGCGACGCCGGCTCCTCTCCCTTCTGCGATGGGCGGCGATGCGGTTATTGATGTCGCCGACCAGCAATCACGGCCCTTCCCGTGGCGCACGCTCCTGCTGGCGACGTGGGGGGCGGCATCGGCCATGCTGCTGATTCGACTGGCCGCGTCGTTCGTGGCCGGTCGAGGCCTGGTCCGTCGCGCCGAGGTCGTGGCTGACGGTGCTGTCGATGAGGGGCTCGCCGCCGCGGCGCGAGGGCTCGGCTTGGACGTCACGCCTGGGATTGCCAGGTCGACCGAGGTCCGCTGTCCCGTCATCTGGTGCTGGGGCTCTCGCCCGCTCCTCCTCATGCCGAGCGCGAACCCGAACAAAGCCATGGATCAGGTCGCCGTCTTCCGCCACGAGCTGGCGCACTGGAGGCGTCGCGACCACCTCTCGACGTTGGCCGCCGAACTGCTCGTCGTCCTGCTCCCCTGGCATCCCCTGGCCTGGGCGGCGCGTGCTCGGCTGGGGAGCCTCGCCGAGTCGGCCTGCGACGATTGGGTGCTCGCGGGGGGCACGCCGGCCGCCGATTACGCGGCGGCACTCCTGGGTCTTCTCCCGCAGCCATACTCCCCCGCCCTGGCGGCGGCCTCGGGCCGCAGAGGGCTGCGGCAACGGATCGTCCGAATCCTCTCCGACCACCTGCCGATCCCCACCGCCGGCCCGCGCTGGACCGCCGCCGCCTGCCTGGCGATGCTCCTGGCCGCCTCTCTTGCCGCGCTGGCCCAAGCTCGGCCGGTGTCCCCGACGTTGGAGGAGCCCGAGAAGGCCGGTGCCTCCGCGAAAATCGATACCTCGACGAAGACTATCCGCGGGAAGGTGCTCGGTCCCGACGGCAAACCCCTGGCCGGGGCGACTGTCCTGCAGGTTGGAGCCCAGCCCTCCAAGCTTCCGTTCATTGCTCTACCGCGTGGCACCGGCCGCGAGATCAGGACCATCGGCCGTGCGTTGACCGGTGCGGATGGAACTTTCGCGATGAGCGGACAGTTTCTCGAGGCCGACTACGAGAAACTCGACACCTTCTACATCCATCTCGTCGCCCGACATCCCGGGACGGGCCTGCTGAGCGTGTTCGTGAAGCCCCAGGATCTGGCGGAGGGCCTCACGCTCAACCTCCCGGGCGAACAGGTCGTCCGTGGACGCCTGCTGACTTCCAGCGGCGTACCCGCCGAGGGTGTTCGAGTCGTGCTCCAGGACTTTGGCACTGGCAATTCAACCGAGATGCGCGGCGATAGTACGTCGTGGCTCCAGAAGGACGAGTACTTGCCCGACTACTGGCCTCGGTCCACCCTCACCGACTCGGACGGCCGGTTCGTCATGGAGGGCCTGCCGGCCGCCATGTACGTGACATTGAGCTTCTGGCATACGGACTTCGCCGTCGACGAGGTGACAGTCAATACGAACCCCGATCAGGCCCTTTCCCCAGAGTTCAAGAAGTATGGGATCAAGCCCGTCGAACCGACGTTCGAACACGTCCTGGAGCCAGCCAGACCGGTCGAAGGCCGCGTGACTGACCGAGCTACGGGTGCCCCACTCGCTGACGTTGAAATGCGGGTTTCCAGCATGCGAGAACGAGGGGGGCACTTCTTCCAGATCCGGACTGATGCCAACGGTCGCTACCGTGTCTCGGGTCACATGGCGGACTGGTTCTACTGGGTCCATGCCTATCCGCCGACCGAGTCCGGCTACGTGGCGATGCGCGATTACCGCGATCTCTCGAAGACCGAGACGAAGTCGCTGGAAATCGACATGGCCCTCGACCGGGGAAAGGTCGTCTCCGGCCGCGTGCTCGATGACGACGGCAAGTCGCCGATAGCCGATGCGGCGGTTATCTACCAGGCGGAGCGCATCGGCCGGAAGGAAAAGGGAGAGTACGTGTTGGACAACTCCGTCGTGACCGACGGAGACGGTTGGTTTCAGATCGTCGCCCTTCCGGGCAAAGGCTTCCTGGCCGTCGAAGGGCCAACGGATCAATATGTCCGCACGACGCGACGTCGAGGCATGAACTATCTGGCCGATGTGCATCCCCACGGGGCGCTGGACGTCGACCTTTCGTTGGATCGCGACGCCCCGCCGGTAGAGATCGAGTTGCGTAAGGGCAAGCCTTTGGAGGCCCGCGTGCTCGACCCCGACGGCCGGCCGATGGACGCCTTCGTGGCGATGTACAAGGGGATCGACGCGGCGCTCGTCCATGGCGGGGGGGACGGCCGTCCCTTCACGAATGGCCTGTTCCGCATCCCGAACGCCGATCCGGAGAAGACCTACCGCGTCTACCTCGTCGCCACCGCTCGCCGCCTGGCGGCGGTCGCCGAGTTGAAGCTGGATCCGTCCGGGAAACCGCTGGAGGTCCGCCTCCAGCCGAGCGCGACCATCAAAGGGAAGATCGAGGGGAAGGGGCCTGGGTTCCGGGCCGATCTTCGGATGCTCCATTCCCCGATGCCCAGGGAGTACACGCAAAGAGAACGCGATGACGAGGCAAACTGGGAGTTCTACAGCCACGTTCTGGGCTTCAAGGACTTCAAGTTCTACGAAAACCAACCCCAGCCGGACGGGACCTTCTCCTTCGAGGCGGTAATTCCGGGCGTCGGATACCAGGTTTCTGGGCGTGCAGGTGCTCGTGAGGTTGAGACCATCGTCTGGAACCTTAAGCCGGGCGAAGTTCGCGACATCGGGACTCTGAATCTGAAGGAACGGCGGAAGGAGGAGCGTCATGACTGA